CGGACTCGTCTCCAGGAAGGGCATCACCCGCTGGGCCGATTATGCCATGAAATATGCCCTCGCCAGGGGAGACGACAAGGTCACTCTGGTAGACAAGGCCAACGTCATCACCAACAACTACGGTATGCAGAGGGAGATCTTCCAGCAGAAGGCCGACGAATACGGCCTCAAACTGGAGTTCATGTTCGTTGATGCCATGTCCATGGCCATGATCGTCCGTCCCGAGACCTTCGGCACTGTTGCAGTACCTAACCTCTTCGGAGACATCCTGACCGACCTGGGAGCACAGCTCCAGGGAGGACTCGGCATGGGCGGCAGCGGTAACATCAACCCCAACGGGGTCAGCATGTTCGAGCCCATCCATGGTTCTGCGCCAGATATCGCGGGACAAGGCAAGGCCAATCCCATCGCGGCTGTTCTCGCAGCACAGATGCTGCTGGAGAACCAGGGCTTCCCCCAGGAGGGAAAGATGCTGCACGACGCAGTCAGGTACGTCCTTGACCACAACCAGACCACGCCCGACCTGGGCGGAAAGCTGAAGACCGCAGAGGTCGGAAAGGCCATCGCGGACTTCATCCTCAACCAGAAGAAGTGAAACCCTTGCTGCACCTCGAGCTGAGATTCCCGTATGACGACGAGAGGACCGCCAGAGCGGTCCTGACGGCCGTTTCCCCGGAGAACGGGGAATACGTGAAGTCGAGTCTCGAGGGCAGCACCATTATCTACGAGATGGAGGCCGACAACGCGGGTACCCTCAGGAATACCGCGGATGATCTTCTGGCCTGCATCAAAGCCGCCGAGGACTCGGCGGGACTGGTCTCGGAGCCCTTCATTGAGCCCGAGGAACATGAGTGATCAGTCCTGATCTGGGTCTTTCACATAATACACATATTCGTCCATTCTTAGGATGGTGAATATCGCTACCAGCGCACATACGATTCCTGTGATAGCTCCAGCCAATACATCGGTGGGATAGTGGGCATACATGTACATCCTGGTAAAGGCCACCAGGAATGCGAGGCAGAGAATCTCAGGGAAGTGTTTCTTGCAGAACACCGCGAACACCGTCGTCACGCAGAAGAGCTGGGCGGTATGTCCCGAAGGGAACGATGAAGTGTGGAACGAGTTCACGAGCGCATGCACCGCATAGTCCTCGAACGGACGGTGGCGCATGAACCCGTATTTGAAAGAATAGACGAAGATGATCTCCAATGCTAGGGAGCAGAGGAGGACCACACCGAACATGCGGGTGTTGGGGCGGCGCAGCAGGATGATACCCAGGATGACCCAGATTATGCATGTCTTGAACGCATAATCGAACGCCAGGGACATCCAGTCGAGGAATGTGCACCTGAACGTGTCGTAGATCCAATTGAGGATATCGATTTCCTGCATGCGGCCTCCGCCATCAGTCCTCTTCGCTTCCGGTACGGATCTTTACCGCGATACCCTTCTTCATGCTGAAGATTTCGTCGGCAACCAGCATCATTCTGCCGGTGGCGACCGCCTTGTCATCCTTGTCGACAACGATTACTTCATCCATGGGGACCAGGTCGGGGTCGCATGCAGTGGTGAACTGGCACATCGCATTCCTGCCCTGTGAGACGAAGGGGACGGAGTCATCTGTGACGACCATCCTCATGTGAGGGGCAGGCACTGCTGCGAGGATCCTCTGCGCTCCCTCGAGCCTAAGGGTGTAGAGTCCGTCGCCCGCCCTCATGGAGAGGACGTGCTCCCCGTCGGAGATGACGTTCCTGATCTTGCCGGTCTTCTTGCTCTTCCTGAGCTCGATCTTTCCCCTGAATAGGGCTTCCGCTGCCTCCAGTCCGAACTGGTACCTCGCGACGGCGAGTGCCCTCTGGATGTCGAGGGGGTCGTCGGTGAAGATCTCCCCTTTGCGAGCGACAACTCCGGTGGGAGGTTCGATGACCTTCGTTTCCTCGGGAGTAGGTTCGGTCTCCGGGAGTTCGGATCCGCTGACGGTCTCGTCGAACTTCTCCTCCAGGAATCTGAGGGTGAGGTCCTCGCTCTCGGCGGTGGTGTCGTTGTCCTCAATCTCCGGGAAGAGCGACTGTGCCAGAGGGTACATTTCGTCGAGTTCCGCAGGCACTGGTCCGAAGGGGCTGATGACCACCGGGGTGTATCCCTGGCGGCGGGCATTGGCGAATTCCGCAGGGAAGGCCCTGCTGTAGGGCTTCTGCGATTCGCCGTAGAAGATGGCCGCTTTCTTCGTCGGGGGGATGTAGCGGGACATGATCCTGTCGGCATACCTCTTGAACACAGGTCTGCCGCGGGTCTCGATTCCCGTGTAGAAGATCGCACCCTCTCTGGAGATAGGGTCGAACCTCTCCAGGTAGTCCTGGTACTCCCTGAGCCTCCTGAGTCCGTCGAGCATGGCAGGGTGTGCCCTGCACCTCATCTCGGCAAGTTCCCACAGGCGGCCCTCGCGGAGATACCTCTTCACCAGGAGCAGCTCGTTCTTGATGGCATACAGGTTGTGCATAGCCAGGATTCTCACTCTGGCGTTCTTCTCGGTCTTCTTCA
The sequence above is a segment of the methanogenic archaeon ISO4-H5 genome. Coding sequences within it:
- a CDS encoding 3-isopropylmalate dehydrogenase LeuB; translated protein: MKHFAIIPGDGIGKEVIAAGMDVLDAVSQISSFEYDGENFDIGSDRYLRTGELLTDQDVSDLKKKDAIYFGAIGDPRVKPGILEGGILLKMRAVFDQYINLRPVTSWFPLVPLKREVNFDIHFLRENTEDFYMGLGKRFGPSYSDKKNADGSYDVELGVKRESYNMDFKVNAHPTADDDYSIEIGLVSRKGITRWADYAMKYALARGDDKVTLVDKANVITNNYGMQREIFQQKADEYGLKLEFMFVDAMSMAMIVRPETFGTVAVPNLFGDILTDLGAQLQGGLGMGGSGNINPNGVSMFEPIHGSAPDIAGQGKANPIAAVLAAQMLLENQGFPQEGKMLHDAVRYVLDHNQTTPDLGGKLKTAEVGKAIADFILNQKK
- a CDS encoding pap2 family protein; translated protein: MQEIDILNWIYDTFRCTFLDWMSLAFDYAFKTCIIWVILGIILLRRPNTRMFGVVLLCSLALEIIFVYSFKYGFMRHRPFEDYAVHALVNSFHTSSFPSGHTAQLFCVTTVFAVFCKKHFPEILCLAFLVAFTRMYMYAHYPTDVLAGAITGIVCALVAIFTILRMDEYVYYVKDPDQD
- a CDS encoding archaeosine tRNA-ribosyltransferase TgtA2; this encodes MFEILRRDGMARIGKFTTTSGRTVETPTLLPVINPKIKTVLPRELYDEFGFGAMITNSYIIKNTPALNEEARAKGLHEMLDFPGVIMTDSGTFQSHMYGEVEMTNREIVEFQKAIGTDIGTVLDIFTEPFWSEEQTAESIVETLKRTEEAVSLKGDMMINGVVQGSIYPNLRKDCAEKMAKMDIDVHPIGGVVPLMEQYRYAELVDVVISSKMGLNPNRPVHLFGAGHPMILAFATLMGCDLFDSASYAKFAKDDRMMFIDGSFRLAEMQSLDCNCPACRGLTLEALKKTEKNARVRILAMHNLYAIKNELLLVKRYLREGRLWELAEMRCRAHPAMLDGLRRLREYQDYLERFDPISREGAIFYTGIETRGRPVFKRYADRIMSRYIPPTKKAAIFYGESQKPYSRAFPAEFANARRQGYTPVVISPFGPVPAELDEMYPLAQSLFPEIEDNDTTAESEDLTLRFLEEKFDETVSGSELPETEPTPEETKVIEPPTGVVARKGEIFTDDPLDIQRALAVARYQFGLEAAEALFRGKIELRKSKKTGKIRNVISDGEHVLSMRAGDGLYTLRLEGAQRILAAVPAPHMRMVVTDDSVPFVSQGRNAMCQFTTACDPDLVPMDEVIVVDKDDKAVATGRMMLVADEIFSMKKGIAVKIRTGSEED